A segment of the Nitrospina gracilis 3/211 genome:
GATCCAGAAAATTTCCGTCATGAAAAAGCTTTTTCAGAAAAGGCCAAGGCCCCCTGCCTTTCAACGACCTGATTGGACTCGTTCAGCAGAAGAACTTTGGGTTTGTAATCATTACTCTTATTTACACTCATCATACCATAAGCGGCAATTATAATGCGATCATTTCTCTCGACCATCCGGGCGGCGGCGCCGTTGACGGAAATGCGTCCCGAATTGCGGGGCCCGGGGATGACGTAGGTCAGAAAGCGGTTGCCGTTGTTGATATTATAAATGTGGACCTGCTCATAGGCCAGGATGTCCACCTCGTCCATCAGGTTTTCGTCGATCTCGATGCTTCCTTCGTACTCGATGTCACGGTCGGTGACCGTGGCCCGGTGGAGCTTCGCGGTCAGCATGGTTCTTTGCATGGCACTCTCTCAATCAAACAGTTATCGATCAACCTGGCTTTCCCGACGAACACCGCCAGGGCCACCAGGGCCTTGTCATGAATGACTTCCAACTCCTCAAACGTGTCCGCATCGCAGACCGATACGTAATCGATACGCGCATCGGCATACGGAGCAAGCACGGATTCGATTTCGCGGCGCAGCAGGGCGGCGTCGGCTTCCCCCGCTTCGATGCGTTCCCTCGCCATCTCCAGCGCGCGGTTCAGGGACAGCGCGGTATCACGCTGGCCCGCACTCAAATACTGGTTGCGCGAGCTTTTGGCCAGCCCGTCGGCATCGCGCACAATGGGGCATCCCACAATCTCTACATCCAGGTTCAGGTCCTCCACCATCCTGCGGATGACGTGCAACTGCTGGCGGTCCTTTTCGCCGAAATAAGCCGTGTGCGGCTGGACGATATGAAACAATTTCAACACCACCGTGGTCACCCCCTGGAAGAATCCGGGACGGCTTTTGCCGCACAGGTGGTTGGTGATGCCCTCGACGGTCACCGTGGTTTGGAATCCTTTCGGGTACATGAGATCGCGCGTGGGCAAAAACACCGCATCCACTCCCAGAGGCTCCAGCAGGTCGCGGTCCGCCTCCCAGTTGGCCGGGTAGGTGCCGAGGTCTTCGCCGGGACCAAACTGCTTCGGGTTGACGAAGATGCTGACCACGGTGAGATCCGAGCCGGCGAGCGATCGTTGGACCAGACTGAGGTGCCCTTCGTGAAGCGCCCCCATGGTGGGGACCAACCCGAGGGAGCGACCCGTACTCCGGACCCTTTGAGACCACGCTTTCATGTCCGCGATGGTGCGAAGGATTTCCATGATGCCGCCATCCGGGGATTCAGGAGGAACCCTGATTGCCCGCCTCCCTGAGAGGTTTGCGTTTCAGGTTGTAGGTGTGTTCGGCGGTGGGAAAGGCGCCGGTCTGCACCTCGTCCACATAATCGCGGAGCGCGCCCTGTACCGCCTCGCCCAGTTCGGCGTACCGTTTGACGAATTTGGGGGTGAACTCCTGGTTGAGGCCCAAGAGGTCGTTGAGCACCAGGATCTGCCCGTCGCATTCTTTGCCCGCTCCGATGCCAATGGTGGGGATGTCGACTTCACTGGTGATTTCGGCA
Coding sequences within it:
- the panD gene encoding aspartate 1-decarboxylase, with amino-acid sequence MQRTMLTAKLHRATVTDRDIEYEGSIEIDENLMDEVDILAYEQVHIYNINNGNRFLTYVIPGPRNSGRISVNGAAARMVERNDRIIIAAYGMMSVNKSNDYKPKVLLLNESNQVVERQGALAFSEKAFS
- the panC gene encoding pantoate--beta-alanine ligase yields the protein MEILRTIADMKAWSQRVRSTGRSLGLVPTMGALHEGHLSLVQRSLAGSDLTVVSIFVNPKQFGPGEDLGTYPANWEADRDLLEPLGVDAVFLPTRDLMYPKGFQTTVTVEGITNHLCGKSRPGFFQGVTTVVLKLFHIVQPHTAYFGEKDRQQLHVIRRMVEDLNLDVEIVGCPIVRDADGLAKSSRNQYLSAGQRDTALSLNRALEMARERIEAGEADAALLRREIESVLAPYADARIDYVSVCDADTFEELEVIHDKALVALAVFVGKARLIDNCLIERVPCKEPC